The bacterium genome window below encodes:
- a CDS encoding type II toxin-antitoxin system prevent-host-death family antitoxin gives MKAMNARDARAQLRALLDRVAAGEEVAILRRGKEVARMVPPARVRRRLPDLTAFRASLRVEGGPISRTIVASRRKERF, from the coding sequence ATGAAAGCCATGAATGCGCGCGATGCGCGAGCTCAGCTGCGCGCGTTGCTGGATCGTGTCGCCGCCGGGGAGGAAGTTGCCATTCTCAGACGTGGCAAAGAAGTGGCGCGTATGGTCCCGCCTGCCCGCGTGCGACGGCGCCTGCCCGACCTGACCGCGTTCCGCGCGTCGCTTCGCGTGGAGGGCGGGCCGATCAGTCGGACGATCGTTGCCAGTCGACGGAAGGAACGATTCTGA